In Haloterrigena turkmenica DSM 5511, a single genomic region encodes these proteins:
- a CDS encoding GNAT family N-acetyltransferase — translation MTRAVRPATRDDAWAIHETARESWHAAYDEILGSDRVDEVVDDWYAIGDLESSIAGASERTDVAFLVAEPTDSESRVRSTGERSGEFDRECAGFAHAVPWPEDSAVGYLARLYVSPEIWGEGIGTQLLTRLERDLEHAFDRLRLAVLAANDVGIAFYESAGFERVATRENDLAAGLEEYVYERPIATEMR, via the coding sequence GTGACTCGAGCCGTTCGGCCGGCGACCCGCGACGACGCCTGGGCGATCCACGAGACGGCCCGCGAGAGCTGGCACGCCGCCTACGACGAGATCCTCGGGTCCGACCGGGTCGACGAGGTCGTCGACGACTGGTACGCGATCGGCGACCTCGAGTCGTCGATCGCCGGCGCGAGCGAGCGGACGGACGTGGCCTTTCTCGTCGCCGAACCGACCGACAGCGAGTCTCGAGTGCGATCGACGGGGGAGCGCAGCGGCGAGTTCGACCGCGAGTGTGCCGGGTTCGCCCACGCCGTCCCGTGGCCGGAGGACTCCGCGGTCGGCTACCTCGCGCGCCTGTACGTCAGCCCCGAGATCTGGGGCGAGGGGATCGGGACGCAGTTGTTGACGCGACTCGAGAGAGACCTCGAGCACGCGTTCGACCGCCTGCGACTGGCCGTCCTCGCGGCCAACGACGTCGGGATTGCGTTTTACGAGTCCGCGGGGTTCGAACGCGTCGCGACCCGTGAGAACGATCTGGCCGCGGGGCTCGAGGAGTACGTCTACGAGCGACCGATAGCGACCGAGATGCGATAG
- a CDS encoding RNB domain-containing ribonuclease — protein MSNDAQAEAGTAEAQGPVEVSEDLARHLENKREELFEKFELRDEFPAEVLEEAEARTEGVTAEISDEIDERKDLRDLTTWTTDPIDAQDFDDALSIEERDDEYVLWVHIADVTHYVNPDTAMWDEAVERGNTVYLPGYTVHMLPPVLAETVCSLVANEDRLAHTVEMHLDKENLSYENIEIYKSVIQSDERLTYSQAENRLEDPDADLHEENTLVYEVANRMHEQRKEDGSLVLNPSRDRAHTIIEECMLKANKAVTHELMWNRGVEAMYRVHPQPSPDEWSEALREIQDLDGVSIPGDTWDDPRKAVNATLEEAPGRQLDKIQWAVMKVMPRAKYMNDPFGGHHALNFEIYGHFTSPIRRLSDLINHWIVYQNDVPENLIELCDRASDKQKDAEQCEREYKNFLQEVGLDPMAVNNRGIEIVDDDEADKTL, from the coding sequence ATGAGTAACGACGCACAGGCCGAGGCCGGGACGGCCGAGGCCCAGGGCCCGGTCGAAGTCTCGGAGGACCTCGCGCGCCACCTCGAGAACAAACGCGAGGAACTCTTCGAGAAGTTCGAACTCCGCGACGAGTTCCCCGCCGAGGTCCTCGAGGAGGCCGAAGCCCGAACAGAGGGCGTGACGGCCGAGATCAGCGACGAGATCGACGAACGGAAGGATCTGCGAGATCTGACGACCTGGACGACGGACCCGATCGACGCCCAGGACTTCGACGACGCGCTCTCGATCGAGGAGCGCGACGACGAGTACGTCCTCTGGGTCCACATCGCCGACGTCACCCACTACGTTAATCCCGACACGGCGATGTGGGACGAGGCCGTCGAACGGGGCAACACGGTCTACCTGCCCGGCTACACAGTCCACATGCTGCCGCCGGTGCTCGCCGAGACGGTCTGTTCGCTGGTCGCTAACGAGGACCGACTCGCCCACACCGTCGAGATGCACCTCGACAAGGAGAACCTCTCCTACGAGAACATCGAGATCTATAAGTCGGTCATCCAGTCCGACGAGCGCCTGACCTATTCGCAGGCCGAAAATCGACTCGAGGACCCCGATGCCGACCTCCACGAGGAGAACACACTGGTCTACGAGGTCGCGAATCGAATGCACGAACAGCGCAAGGAGGACGGCTCGCTCGTCCTGAACCCGAGCCGCGACCGGGCCCACACGATCATCGAGGAGTGCATGCTGAAGGCCAACAAGGCCGTCACGCACGAGCTGATGTGGAATCGCGGTGTCGAGGCGATGTACCGGGTCCACCCCCAGCCCAGCCCCGACGAGTGGTCCGAAGCCCTCCGCGAAATTCAGGACTTAGACGGCGTCTCGATCCCCGGCGACACGTGGGACGACCCGCGAAAGGCGGTCAACGCGACGCTCGAGGAGGCGCCCGGCCGGCAACTCGACAAGATCCAGTGGGCGGTGATGAAGGTGATGCCCCGCGCGAAGTACATGAACGACCCCTTCGGCGGCCACCACGCGCTGAACTTCGAGATCTACGGCCACTTCACCAGCCCCATCCGCCGGCTCAGCGACCTGATCAACCACTGGATCGTCTACCAGAACGACGTCCCCGAGAACCTGATCGAACTCTGCGACCGCGCCAGCGACAAGCAGAAGGACGCCGAGCAGTGCGAACGGGAGTACAAGAACTTCCTCCAGGAGGTCGGCCTCGACCCGATGGCGGTCAACAACCGCGGGATCGAAATCGTGGACGACGACGAAGCCGACAAGACGCTGTAG
- a CDS encoding DUF7562 family protein encodes MWPSRTRTETVTCLACGDQVTRSMAREYDKHGDRWDREDKEFEHLCKSCHDELCHYPRDELEALLVESEAGETDRDAFLADYLETVEERYGTLEEES; translated from the coding sequence ATGTGGCCCTCCCGGACGCGCACTGAGACGGTCACGTGTCTCGCCTGCGGCGACCAGGTCACCCGGTCGATGGCGCGCGAGTACGACAAACACGGCGACCGCTGGGATCGCGAGGACAAGGAGTTCGAACACCTCTGTAAATCCTGTCACGACGAGCTCTGTCACTATCCGCGGGACGAACTCGAGGCCTTACTCGTCGAGAGCGAGGCCGGCGAAACGGATCGGGACGCCTTTCTCGCCGACTACCTCGAGACCGTCGAGGAGCGCTACGGGACGCTCGAAGAGGAGTCCTGA
- a CDS encoding RNA-binding protein, whose product MQVKSRHHLRSDAVSDVETALEEQLGVSPDGDAYERVEFEDTDWEVVLIDGEPRVAYFDEEPFLTVRGANAYEPEKRLVTVDAGAISFVSDGADVMRPGITEATDDISPDDLVVIAEESHGKVLAVGRARVDGDDMTGNEGKVIDSLHHVGDELYEFSG is encoded by the coding sequence ATGCAGGTCAAGTCCCGACACCACCTCCGCAGCGATGCCGTCTCGGACGTCGAGACGGCCCTCGAGGAGCAACTCGGCGTCTCACCCGACGGGGATGCTTACGAGCGCGTCGAGTTCGAGGACACCGACTGGGAGGTCGTTCTCATCGACGGCGAGCCACGGGTTGCATACTTCGACGAAGAGCCGTTCCTGACCGTCAGAGGTGCCAACGCCTACGAACCCGAGAAGCGGCTGGTCACGGTCGATGCCGGCGCGATCTCGTTCGTCAGCGACGGCGCGGACGTGATGCGGCCGGGGATCACGGAGGCCACCGACGACATCTCGCCCGACGATCTGGTCGTCATCGCCGAGGAGTCCCACGGGAAGGTGCTGGCGGTCGGCCGCGCCCGCGTCGACGGCGACGATATGACCGGCAACGAGGGGAAGGTCATCGACTCGCTGCACCACGTCGGCGACGAACTCTACGAGTTCTCCGGCTAA
- a CDS encoding EstA family serine hydrolase yields the protein MTRLPDSDRERIAALFDRHLEVGLHHGAQLAVYVDGERVLDLAGGREGPDGDRETPETRHVLFSCTKPYAAVTLHTLVDEGELDYDDRVVDHWPEFADEGTEKAEITVRQVLSHTAGLNTGEIDDRPDLWTDWEAAVAQIEAMEPNFPPGETPAYHALTFGWLVGELVRRVSGSSIEEAAKERVFEPLGMDDTGIGLREGEDDDVATLVGFEAFDRCRDPGEGLGDNTEVAAPFNAEEIHRAVIPAANGIGTAGDMARFYACLANGGELEGTRFLSAETVERMTALEAETDADGTLGREGRFALGFWKGGTTVAPYGTLSPERTFGHAGLGSSVGWADPEENIAFSYVTNGVRDGSYEHVARVNALADAVRLAILSE from the coding sequence ATGACACGACTCCCCGATTCGGACCGCGAGCGGATCGCCGCCCTCTTCGACCGCCACCTCGAGGTCGGGCTCCACCACGGCGCGCAACTGGCCGTCTACGTCGACGGCGAGCGGGTGCTCGACCTCGCGGGCGGCCGCGAAGGGCCCGACGGCGACCGGGAGACGCCCGAGACGCGACACGTGCTGTTCTCGTGTACGAAGCCCTACGCCGCCGTGACGCTGCACACGCTGGTCGACGAGGGGGAACTCGACTACGACGACCGCGTCGTCGACCACTGGCCGGAGTTCGCCGACGAGGGCACCGAGAAGGCCGAAATCACCGTTCGGCAGGTGCTCAGCCACACCGCGGGGCTCAACACGGGTGAGATCGACGACCGGCCCGACCTCTGGACCGACTGGGAGGCCGCGGTCGCGCAGATCGAAGCGATGGAGCCGAACTTCCCGCCGGGCGAGACGCCGGCCTACCACGCGCTCACGTTCGGCTGGCTGGTCGGCGAACTCGTCCGTCGGGTGTCCGGATCGTCGATCGAGGAGGCCGCAAAAGAGCGCGTGTTCGAGCCGCTGGGAATGGACGACACCGGGATCGGCCTCCGGGAGGGCGAGGACGACGACGTGGCGACGCTGGTCGGCTTCGAGGCGTTCGATCGCTGTCGGGACCCGGGCGAGGGGCTCGGGGACAACACCGAGGTCGCGGCGCCGTTCAACGCCGAAGAGATCCACCGCGCCGTGATTCCGGCGGCCAACGGGATCGGAACCGCCGGCGACATGGCGCGCTTCTACGCCTGCCTCGCCAACGGCGGCGAGCTCGAGGGCACCCGGTTCCTTTCGGCGGAGACCGTCGAGCGGATGACGGCCCTTGAGGCCGAGACCGACGCGGACGGTACGCTCGGGCGGGAGGGACGGTTCGCGCTCGGTTTCTGGAAGGGCGGGACGACGGTCGCCCCCTACGGAACGCTCTCGCCGGAACGAACGTTCGGCCACGCGGGGCTGGGGAGCAGCGTCGGCTGGGCCGACCCCGAGGAGAATATCGCCTTCTCGTACGTCACGAACGGGGTTCGGGACGGCTCCTACGAGCACGTCGCTCGCGTGAACGCGCTCGCGGACGCGGTTCGGCTCGCGATACTGTCGGAGTGA
- a CDS encoding molybdopterin molybdotransferase MoeA, with product MDGADSERKRAGFKERTPVDEARRILKEAVVRKSDTGDGTGGDGDAADAGDALSPLTGTERIDVERADSRVLAAPVTSARSVPHYERAAMDGYAVRAADTFGASDRSPEVLRIAEGVGTDADVGPDTAARVHTGSALPEGADAVVMIERVTELESAGEVEIEDAVAEGENVAPVGEDVEEGQHLYDAGHRLRPSDLGLLRSAGYARVAVAEPPTVGVIPTGEELVEGEPGPGEVIETNGLTVSRLVERWGGRATYRDVVTDDFESLRVAIQRDLTKDVIVTTGGSSVGERDLLPEVIDELGEVVVHGVGLKPGHPVCLGIVEETPVLALPGYPVACIVNAVQFLRPVMRWLEGTEPDPHPTTHARLERKIPSEPGTRTFARVRLEDRDPDDGDDFGAGEPRFAATPTRASGSGVLSSVALADGWVVVDDDREGIPAGETVAVQDWEPNT from the coding sequence ATGGACGGAGCCGACAGCGAGCGCAAGCGGGCCGGGTTCAAGGAACGGACGCCGGTCGACGAGGCGCGACGGATACTCAAGGAGGCCGTCGTGAGGAAAAGCGATACCGGCGACGGGACCGGTGGGGACGGCGACGCGGCCGACGCCGGCGACGCGCTCTCGCCGCTGACGGGCACCGAGCGGATCGACGTCGAGCGCGCGGACAGCCGCGTGCTGGCCGCCCCCGTCACCTCGGCCCGGAGCGTGCCCCACTACGAGCGGGCCGCGATGGACGGCTACGCTGTCCGTGCGGCGGACACGTTCGGCGCCAGCGACCGCTCTCCCGAAGTGTTGCGGATCGCCGAGGGCGTCGGCACCGACGCCGACGTCGGGCCCGACACGGCGGCCCGCGTTCACACCGGCAGTGCCCTCCCCGAGGGCGCCGACGCCGTCGTCATGATCGAACGGGTGACCGAACTCGAGTCGGCCGGTGAGGTCGAGATCGAGGACGCGGTCGCCGAAGGCGAGAACGTCGCGCCGGTCGGCGAGGATGTCGAGGAAGGCCAGCACCTCTACGACGCGGGCCACCGGCTGCGGCCGTCGGACCTGGGTCTGTTGCGGTCGGCGGGCTACGCCCGCGTCGCGGTCGCCGAGCCCCCGACGGTCGGCGTGATCCCGACCGGCGAGGAACTCGTCGAGGGCGAGCCGGGGCCGGGCGAAGTGATCGAGACCAACGGGCTCACCGTCTCCCGACTCGTCGAGCGCTGGGGCGGTCGCGCGACCTATCGTGACGTCGTCACCGACGACTTCGAGTCGCTTCGCGTGGCGATCCAGCGGGACCTGACGAAGGACGTCATCGTCACCACCGGCGGCTCGAGCGTCGGCGAACGCGACCTCTTACCCGAGGTGATCGACGAACTGGGCGAGGTGGTCGTCCACGGCGTCGGGCTCAAGCCCGGCCACCCCGTCTGTCTCGGAATCGTCGAGGAGACGCCCGTCCTCGCGTTGCCGGGCTATCCCGTCGCCTGTATCGTCAACGCCGTCCAGTTCCTCCGGCCCGTAATGCGCTGGCTCGAGGGGACTGAGCCCGACCCGCATCCGACCACGCACGCCCGCCTCGAGCGCAAGATCCCCAGCGAGCCCGGGACGCGGACCTTCGCGCGGGTCCGACTCGAGGATCGCGACCCGGACGACGGCGACGACTTCGGGGCCGGCGAGCCGCGATTCGCGGCGACGCCGACTCGAGCGAGCGGTTCCGGCGTGCTCTCGAGCGTCGCGCTGGCCGACGGGTGGGTGGTCGTCGACGACGACCGCGAGGGGATCCCCGCGGGCGAGACCGTCGCCGTGCAGGACTGGGAGCCGAACACGTAA
- a CDS encoding Hsp20/alpha crystallin family protein has protein sequence MSALRAALQDLSEDVFFDLLESEDAYLLVLDVPGVSADSLEAAVDDGRLSIEAHREKDPADDYQYLEENRSLFLDIELPLPADAVGTETEAVVERGVLELTLPKTSATGETTIDVVEEDS, from the coding sequence ATGTCAGCGCTTCGCGCCGCACTGCAGGATCTCTCCGAAGACGTCTTCTTCGATCTGCTCGAGAGCGAGGACGCCTACCTGCTCGTCCTCGACGTTCCGGGCGTCTCCGCCGACTCCCTCGAGGCGGCGGTCGACGACGGCCGGCTCTCCATCGAGGCCCACCGCGAGAAGGACCCCGCGGACGACTACCAGTACCTCGAGGAGAACCGCTCGCTCTTTCTGGATATCGAGCTCCCCCTCCCCGCCGACGCGGTCGGCACGGAGACGGAAGCGGTCGTCGAACGCGGCGTCCTCGAGCTGACCCTCCCCAAAACGTCGGCGACGGGCGAGACGACGATCGACGTCGTCGAGGAAGACTCCTAA
- a CDS encoding ABC1 kinase family protein produces MLAYARDRHRFLLFGRPRSVDAETHRHRAEVLLESLLTLGPTFIKLGQLLSTRPDVLPPAYLDVLAALQDEVPPADWADAKRVLEEEIGPVDERFVGFETEAISGASLGQVYHARVDPEAVDAVGTADLTAEPGDTRADGTGGRDPAGREVAVKIRRPEIEELVNADLRVIKWSLPILLYFVDESRAFSLRNLADEFAKTIREEMNYEREAEMLREIRGNFADDDRFVIPDVIESHSGRRVLTMEYIKGTKINDLEELERKGIDRTRLAENLERAYLQMIMDDGVFHADPHPGNLAVTDDGRIVFYDFGMSGRVDSFVQEKIIDFYVAVANQDIDGILDALIEIGTLSPDADRGVMAEVMEIAIQDARGEDVEQYRVNQIVGQIEDSIYVFPFRLPKNLALVLRVATVVEGVCVTLDSDFDFISVATDYLTEEGYREESIRQYARETGENIRRTGESLTRLAPKAERALDRLDRDDLYVRIGLEDEENVFDQFAKRLIYGMLLTMSLFSTGVLYALEAPRASIVAAVFSLVVTVLLYRSFRERRGIGAKPQFTRQNMRQRRGEE; encoded by the coding sequence TTGCTCGCGTACGCCCGTGACCGCCATCGATTCCTGCTGTTCGGGCGGCCGCGATCGGTCGACGCCGAGACCCACCGCCACCGCGCGGAGGTCCTCCTCGAGTCGCTGCTGACGCTCGGGCCGACGTTCATCAAACTCGGCCAGCTGCTCTCGACCCGTCCCGACGTGCTCCCGCCGGCGTACCTCGACGTCCTCGCGGCGCTGCAAGACGAGGTGCCTCCGGCCGACTGGGCCGATGCGAAACGGGTCCTCGAGGAAGAGATCGGTCCCGTCGACGAGCGATTCGTCGGGTTCGAGACCGAGGCGATCAGCGGCGCGAGCCTCGGGCAGGTGTATCACGCGCGGGTCGATCCCGAGGCCGTCGACGCCGTCGGGACGGCGGACCTGACGGCTGAACCTGGTGACACTCGAGCGGACGGCACCGGAGGACGCGACCCCGCCGGCCGCGAGGTCGCGGTGAAGATCCGACGGCCGGAGATCGAGGAACTGGTCAACGCCGACCTGCGGGTCATCAAGTGGTCGCTACCGATCCTGCTGTACTTCGTCGACGAGTCCCGAGCGTTCTCGCTGCGAAACCTCGCCGACGAGTTCGCGAAGACGATCCGCGAGGAGATGAACTACGAGCGCGAGGCCGAGATGCTCCGGGAGATCCGAGGCAACTTCGCCGACGACGATCGCTTCGTCATCCCCGACGTGATCGAGAGCCACTCCGGTCGGCGCGTGCTCACGATGGAGTACATCAAGGGAACGAAGATCAACGATCTCGAGGAACTCGAGCGAAAGGGGATCGACCGCACGCGACTCGCCGAGAACTTGGAACGGGCGTACCTGCAGATGATCATGGACGACGGCGTCTTCCACGCCGATCCGCACCCGGGGAACCTCGCGGTGACCGACGACGGTCGGATCGTCTTCTACGACTTCGGGATGTCGGGGCGGGTCGACTCGTTCGTCCAGGAGAAGATCATCGACTTCTACGTCGCCGTCGCCAACCAGGACATCGACGGCATCCTCGACGCCTTGATCGAGATCGGCACCTTGAGCCCCGACGCCGACCGGGGCGTGATGGCCGAGGTGATGGAGATCGCCATCCAGGACGCCCGCGGTGAAGACGTCGAACAGTACCGGGTCAATCAGATCGTCGGCCAGATCGAGGACTCGATCTACGTCTTCCCGTTCCGACTCCCGAAAAATCTCGCGCTCGTTTTGCGGGTCGCGACCGTCGTCGAGGGAGTCTGCGTCACGCTCGATTCCGACTTCGACTTCATCTCGGTCGCGACCGACTACCTCACCGAGGAGGGGTATCGCGAGGAGTCCATCCGACAGTACGCCCGGGAGACCGGCGAGAACATCCGCAGAACCGGTGAGTCGCTAACTCGACTCGCGCCGAAGGCCGAGCGCGCCCTCGACCGACTCGACCGGGACGACCTCTACGTCCGCATCGGTCTCGAGGACGAGGAGAACGTCTTCGACCAGTTCGCGAAGCGGCTGATCTACGGTATGTTGCTCACGATGTCGCTGTTCTCGACAGGGGTCCTCTACGCCCTCGAGGCGCCCCGGGCGTCGATCGTCGCGGCCGTCTTCTCGCTGGTCGTGACGGTCCTGCTCTACCGCTCGTTCCGCGAACGGAGGGGCATCGGCGCCAAACCGCAGTTCACGCGACAGAACATGCGCCAGCGCCGCGGCGAGGAGTAG
- a CDS encoding translation initiation factor IF-5A, producing the protein MAKQQTEVRDLQEGSYVMIEDTPCKINAYSTAKPGKHGSAKARVEAEGVFDGKKRSLSQPVDAKIWVPIIERKQGQIVSVDGDDMQVMDLETYETITMRVPDDADVSPDENIEYLEMEDQRKIV; encoded by the coding sequence ATGGCGAAACAGCAGACCGAAGTTCGCGACCTCCAGGAAGGAAGCTACGTGATGATCGAGGACACGCCGTGTAAGATCAACGCCTACTCGACGGCGAAGCCGGGCAAACACGGCAGCGCCAAGGCGCGCGTCGAGGCCGAGGGCGTCTTCGACGGCAAGAAGCGATCGCTCTCCCAGCCGGTCGACGCGAAGATCTGGGTCCCGATCATCGAGCGCAAACAGGGCCAGATCGTCTCCGTCGACGGCGACGACATGCAGGTCATGGACCTCGAAACGTACGAGACGATCACGATGCGCGTCCCCGACGACGCCGACGTCTCCCCCGACGAGAACATCGAGTACCTCGAGATGGAAGACCAGCGAAAGATCGTCTGA
- the speB gene encoding agmatinase has product MFPGATDDGEGSHTAGETDRDGANFVVVGAPLDVSTTFQPGTRFGPRRIRTFAEPFDDYDHRRDQYFSDLGVEDHGDVRAWDNAKEYLEYLEGTLRGVVWDDAVPLTLGGEHTVSLAGVRAVEPEVVVVLDAHLDLYEAYDGNALSHASVTRRILEVDSVDDVFVLGARTGSEAEWERAREPDVTVVPPEDVADWPLADRLDGRDAYLSVDIDAADPAYAPGTGTREPFGLESRELRDVVRAVAPQANGFDVVEVNDRDEGQTAALAGKLVREFVFSHADGW; this is encoded by the coding sequence ATGTTTCCCGGGGCGACCGACGACGGCGAGGGGAGCCACACGGCGGGCGAGACCGACCGTGACGGCGCGAACTTCGTGGTCGTCGGTGCGCCCCTGGACGTATCGACGACCTTTCAGCCGGGGACCCGATTCGGTCCCCGACGCATTCGAACTTTTGCCGAACCGTTCGACGACTACGACCACCGGAGGGACCAGTACTTCTCCGACCTCGGCGTCGAGGACCACGGCGACGTCCGCGCGTGGGACAATGCCAAAGAGTACCTCGAGTACCTCGAGGGGACGCTGCGCGGTGTCGTCTGGGACGACGCCGTCCCGCTGACGCTCGGCGGGGAACACACCGTCTCGCTGGCGGGCGTTCGCGCCGTCGAACCCGAGGTAGTCGTCGTGCTCGACGCCCACCTCGACCTCTACGAGGCCTACGACGGCAACGCGCTCTCTCACGCCTCCGTCACCCGACGGATCCTCGAGGTCGATTCCGTCGACGACGTGTTCGTCCTCGGCGCTCGGACCGGCAGCGAGGCGGAGTGGGAGCGGGCCCGAGAACCGGACGTGACGGTCGTCCCACCCGAAGACGTCGCCGACTGGCCGTTAGCGGATCGACTGGACGGTCGCGACGCCTACCTGAGCGTCGACATCGACGCCGCCGACCCAGCCTACGCGCCGGGGACCGGAACCAGAGAGCCGTTCGGCCTCGAGTCCCGCGAGCTGCGCGACGTCGTCCGCGCGGTCGCACCGCAGGCGAACGGCTTCGACGTCGTCGAGGTCAACGACCGCGACGAGGGACAGACCGCGGCGCTGGCCGGGAAACTCGTCCGTGAGTTCGTCTTCTCACACGCCGACGGCTGGTAG